The following proteins come from a genomic window of uncultured Fusobacterium sp.:
- a CDS encoding flavodoxin family protein, with translation MKILILNGSARKKGNTRTALKQIEKGIDLNNNSVEFIDITDFKIAGCLGCDGCKRTGICVIKDDAVGLVEKIVEADMVIFGSPVYWWGISSQTKTLIDRIYMKNSTLSQLKKKIGVVAVGADELSGEQYKLIKGQFDCICEYLGWEFEVYKPISAGLIGDVEKQVGLMRELKEIGQKL, from the coding sequence ATGAAAATTTTAATTTTAAATGGAAGTGCAAGAAAAAAAGGAAATACTAGAACAGCTTTAAAACAGATAGAAAAGGGGATAGATCTAAATAACAATAGTGTTGAATTTATAGATATTACAGATTTTAAAATAGCTGGTTGTTTAGGTTGTGATGGTTGTAAAAGAACTGGTATTTGTGTGATAAAAGATGATGCAGTAGGATTAGTTGAAAAAATAGTTGAAGCTGATATGGTAATTTTTGGATCTCCAGTTTATTGGTGGGGAATATCTTCTCAAACTAAAACTTTAATAGACAGAATCTATATGAAAAACTCTACTTTATCACAACTTAAAAAGAAAATTGGTGTAGTTGCAGTTGGGGCTGATGAACTATCAGGAGAGCAATATAAATTGATAAAAGGGCAATTTGATTGTATATGTGAGTATTTAGGTTGGGAATTTGAAGTATATAAACCTATCTCAGCTGGATTGATAGGAGATGTTGAAAAACAAGTTGGATTGATGAGAGAGTTAAAAGAGATAGGACAAAAATTATAG
- a CDS encoding glucose-6-phosphate isomerase, which translates to MEKLVFDYSKALEFFSEAELEMMKEQVAVAEKFLNEKNGAGNDYLGWIELPTNYDKDEFERIKKAAEKIKNDSDVLVVIGIGGSYLGARAAIDFLSHTFYNSLTKEQRKAPEIYYVGNNISSTYLKHLLDVLEGKDYSINVISKSGTTTEPAIAFRVLKKHIEAKYGKDVAKERIYATTDKARGALKKLADEEGYETFVIPDDVGGRFSVLTPVGLLPIACSGVNIDELMAGARAAQNDYTAPYAENDCYKYAAIRNILNRKGKEIEMLINYEPRLHYLGEWWKQLFGESEGKDKKGLFPAAADFSTDLHSMGQYIQDGRRVMFETAVLIGEPEADVIIEEEAADLDGLNYLAGKGMDFVNKKAAQGTLLAHVDGGVPNLTVTIPSATPFNLGYLFYFFEKACGISGYLLGVNPFNQPGVESYKANMFALLGKKGYEKEAEILNKRLEK; encoded by the coding sequence ATGGAAAAATTAGTATTTGATTATTCAAAGGCACTAGAATTTTTTAGTGAAGCAGAACTAGAAATGATGAAGGAACAAGTTGCAGTAGCAGAAAAGTTTTTAAATGAAAAAAATGGAGCTGGAAATGATTATCTAGGTTGGATAGAATTACCTACAAACTATGATAAAGATGAGTTTGAAAGAATTAAAAAAGCAGCAGAAAAAATTAAAAATGATTCAGATGTACTTGTTGTAATTGGAATTGGAGGATCATATTTAGGAGCAAGAGCTGCGATAGATTTCCTATCTCACACATTCTATAATAGTTTAACTAAAGAACAAAGAAAAGCACCTGAAATTTACTATGTAGGAAATAATATTTCAAGTACATACTTAAAACATCTTTTAGATGTATTAGAAGGAAAAGATTACTCAATCAATGTTATATCTAAATCAGGAACAACAACTGAGCCAGCTATAGCATTTAGAGTATTAAAGAAACATATAGAAGCAAAATATGGAAAAGATGTAGCAAAAGAAAGAATATATGCAACAACTGATAAAGCTAGAGGAGCATTAAAAAAATTAGCTGATGAAGAAGGATATGAAACTTTTGTTATCCCTGATGATGTTGGTGGAAGATTTTCAGTTCTTACTCCAGTAGGACTTTTACCAATAGCTTGTAGTGGTGTAAATATAGATGAACTTATGGCAGGAGCAAGAGCAGCTCAAAATGATTACACAGCTCCATATGCAGAAAATGATTGCTATAAATATGCAGCTATTAGAAATATTTTAAATAGAAAAGGTAAAGAGATTGAGATGTTAATTAACTATGAACCTAGATTACATTATTTAGGAGAATGGTGGAAACAACTATTTGGAGAATCAGAAGGTAAAGATAAAAAAGGATTATTCCCAGCAGCAGCAGACTTCAGTACTGATCTTCACTCAATGGGACAATATATTCAAGATGGAAGAAGAGTAATGTTTGAAACAGCAGTACTTATAGGAGAACCTGAAGCTGATGTTATAATTGAAGAGGAAGCAGCAGATCTTGATGGATTAAACTATCTTGCTGGAAAAGGAATGGATTTTGTAAATAAAAAAGCAGCTCAAGGAACACTATTAGCTCACGTTGATGGAGGAGTTCCAAATCTTACAGTTACAATTCCTTCAGCTACTCCATTTAACTTAGGATATCTATTCTACTTCTTTGAAAAAGCATGTGGAATCAGCGGATACTTACTTGGAGTAAATCCATTTAATCAACCAGGAGTTGAATCATATAAAGCTAATATGTTTGCTCTATTAGGTAAAAAAGGATATGAAAAAGAGGCTGAAATCTTAAATAAAAGATTAGAAAAATAA
- a CDS encoding lactate utilization protein translates to MDIIKKRNILLGEQVIKNLKSRNIDAYFAQDKEEALKKALEIIPQESSVSWGGSISIESIGLKEVVKKGNYKVLDREKATTLEEKHEIMHQALSSDFFLTSCNAISEEGILVNIDGIANRLAAICYGPKHVLMIVGINKVVKSVEDAISRARNIAAPINAQRFDIDTPCKKTGCCYDCKSPDTICCQLLITRYSKIKGRIILILVDDNIGY, encoded by the coding sequence ATGGATATAATAAAAAAAAGAAATATATTATTAGGAGAACAAGTAATCAAAAATTTAAAATCTAGAAATATAGATGCCTATTTTGCTCAAGATAAAGAGGAAGCTCTAAAAAAAGCTTTAGAAATTATCCCTCAAGAAAGTTCTGTTAGTTGGGGTGGATCAATTTCAATAGAAAGTATCGGATTAAAAGAGGTTGTTAAAAAGGGAAATTATAAAGTTTTAGATAGAGAAAAAGCTACTACTTTAGAAGAAAAACATGAAATTATGCATCAAGCTCTATCTAGTGATTTTTTCTTAACAAGCTGTAATGCTATATCTGAAGAGGGAATCCTTGTAAATATTGATGGTATTGCCAATAGATTAGCAGCTATCTGCTATGGACCTAAACATGTTTTAATGATAGTTGGAATAAATAAAGTTGTTAAAAGTGTAGAAGATGCTATATCTCGTGCTAGAAATATTGCTGCTCCTATCAATGCTCAAAGATTTGACATTGACACTCCTTGTAAAAAAACAGGTTGTTGCTATGATTGTAAATCCCCAGACACTATATGTTGTCAACTTCTTATCACTCGTTATAGTAAAATAAAAGGTAGAATTATTCTTATTTTAGTAGATGATAATATAGGATATTAA
- a CDS encoding S-layer homology domain-containing protein, whose product MNKIKIFKVILIGVFISFNLSYSQLNYEDVSKEHWAYSSIENLVNRGIIKENTYKFNGNEPLARYDFAYSLSQALNTIDLEKANKEDLDILQALILEFSKELNKIGFDTKTYNAKIENINETVELLRKRIDENEKIIDQLLKRVEKLEEKI is encoded by the coding sequence GTGAATAAAATAAAGATTTTTAAAGTTATATTAATAGGAGTTTTTATAAGTTTTAACTTATCTTATTCTCAATTAAACTATGAAGATGTAAGTAAAGAACACTGGGCATATTCTTCTATAGAGAATCTTGTTAATAGAGGTATAATAAAAGAAAATACCTATAAATTTAATGGAAATGAACCTCTAGCAAGATATGATTTTGCCTATAGTCTTTCCCAAGCTTTAAATACTATAGATTTAGAAAAAGCTAATAAGGAAGATTTAGATATACTTCAAGCTTTGATACTTGAATTTTCAAAGGAGCTTAATAAGATAGGATTTGATACAAAAACATATAATGCTAAAATTGAGAATATTAATGAAACTGTTGAACTTTTGAGAAAAAGAATAGACGAAAATGAAAAAATTATAGATCAACTTTTGAAAAGAGTAGAAAAATTAGAGGAAAAAATCTAA
- the spoVG gene encoding septation regulator SpoVG, with amino-acid sequence MKITDVRLRAVKNENELKLKAYADVTFDECFVIHGLKIIDGQKGMFVAMPSRKMPDGEYKDIAHPITPELRKEITDSVIAKYNEMDFSEEVAEEPKAE; translated from the coding sequence ATGAAAATTACAGATGTTAGACTAAGAGCAGTGAAAAATGAGAATGAATTAAAATTAAAGGCTTATGCTGATGTTACTTTTGATGAATGTTTTGTTATTCACGGTCTAAAAATAATAGATGGTCAAAAGGGAATGTTTGTTGCTATGCCATCGAGAAAAATGCCTGATGGAGAGTATAAAGATATAGCTCATCCTATCACACCTGAATTAAGAAAAGAGATAACAGATTCAGTTATAGCTAAATATAATGAAATGGATTTTTCTGAAGAAGTAGCTGAAGAACCAAAAGCTGAATAA